GAGTTAGTCAGCACAGGGCCCCAAGAATCTAGTCTAGGGCTGGCTTATGAAGTCACCACCTTCACAAAGCTCTGCCAGCTGCCTTAGGCATCTGCTCTTTCTGGGCCCCACTGGGAACTTAGATAGCACGGCATGAGGCATATCAATGATACACTGCTCTAAACCTACAAGGGCATGTTGCTTGGGTAGAGAAGTTTGGGGATGGCTGCAGGTTGCCAATGACAATGACACTGCCTCCCCTCTCAGTGGTAGAGTGAGACGCATAAGGCTGTGCCTGGTTCCTCCCGCTCTGACTTCCTAAGAGGCCCATCTGGAGAGTAGGGTCTGATGGCCAGTGTTTAAAGACCCGTTTCTGAGCTTCTCAGGGCGCTGAAAGACTCCAATCAACACCTGGAGGCATTCTGACTGCACATCTAGAGAAAAATCAACGCCTCCAAGGAAAACGAGGGAGGGGAGGGTAGAAATGGACAGTGGCAGAGTCCTGCCAGTAGAGActagtgaagaaagaaaagacagttgTCAAATAGGGATGCAAACCTTCGCACAAAGATCAGCCCATCCTTTCTTGTTAGGTTTCCATTTAATCAATAAAGCCCACGTTTCCCTCTTATCACAGCCCCCCCTTCGACGTGACCAAGTGTTACTTCCAATCCCAGCACAGCGGACATGTGCCTCAGATTCCTGAGAGACACatgggagggaagggagcagaGGCCTCAGCCCTGCCTTAGGAAAAGGTCTACCTGGCTTCCCGGGACGCGGCTCGGACCCGTTTCCCCTCCAGTACCTCCATTCCGGCTGGCAGAGGCCACCCTGCCTCCTTGGAGACTCCTCCAGAAGGATGGGGGCCGTGTTGCCTGTGCTGTCCACCAGCAGCCTCTGGGGAAGGCCCATCTCCAGCTCATTCTCCAGATCCTCTTCttcagaagaggaggaggcagaggaggaagaaacAGCCGTGGGAGCCTGCGCTGCTACTTCTTCCTCCTTAGGATCCTCAAGGGGCAAAAGCTGTGCCGTGGGCTTCAGCTCCGCCTCTGGATGCTCTCTAGCTGTGACCACTGAGGTTCTGGTTAGAGGCCACCAGGTGGGTCCAGCCAAGGGGCAGCAGCAGAGGCAGCCCTGGCCCAGCAGCTGGCAGCAGGCGTGCGGGTGGCAGGGAGGGCACAGGAACGGAGTGCTCAGAGGAAGCCCACCGGTGACACATCCAGCGACCGGCCCCACCAGAGAGCAGCAAGGGGCCCAGAGGAGGGGCCTGGGGTGCTCCGTGGTGAAAGGCTTGTGCAGCCTGTCCACAGCCTTCTTCCAGACGGCTGGGGGCACCCACCTGACCCCTCCAAGAGGCACAGGAGCTGTCCTGCCATCCCAGAAGTGAACAgtactttcttcttctttggaTGCTACATAACAGAAAAGGTCACGATTTTGTTACAGCCGCCTCTTTCATATCATGGGATAAGGGGTCTCCTCTCCCCAGAAGCAAAGCCTCATCACGGCCCCTCTGCTCTGCGTCTGCCCGCGTGCACCTCTCCCTGGAGAG
This region of Mesoplodon densirostris isolate mMesDen1 chromosome 7, mMesDen1 primary haplotype, whole genome shotgun sequence genomic DNA includes:
- the LOC132494395 gene encoding uncharacterized protein C11orf16-like isoform X1, whose protein sequence is MLRTHGSWQEGKQMAFITGAAPELERQGFLLVEFEAPLVTCPGLPAQWQSVVLEEDVIQFSPCVEYSLRLGDKVLALWGPDQQHYGPGTIPLGLEARDPQRASKEEESTVHFWDGRTAPVPLGGVRWVPPAVWKKAVDRLHKPFTTEHPRPLLWAPCCSLVGPVAGCVTGGLPLSTPFLCPPCHPHACCQLLGQGCLCCCPLAGPTWWPLTRTSVVTAREHPEAELKPTAQLLPLEDPKEEEVAAQAPTAVSSSSASSSSEEEDLENELEMGLPQRLLVDSTGNTAPILLEESPRRQGGLCQPEWRYWRGNGSEPRPGKPGTRLCNIGKEEKGNKQQTVKTAAVGSPRELVLEATGMKPLQILPEEAEHKKLSRGTAAHQGDQNSP
- the LOC132494395 gene encoding uncharacterized protein C11orf16-like isoform X2 — its product is MLRTHGSWQEGKQMAFITGAAPELERQGFLLVEFEAPLVTCPGLPAQWQSVVLEEDVIQFSPCVEYSLRLGDKVLALWGPDQQHYGPGTIPLGLEARDPQRASKEEESTVHFWDGRTAPVPLGGVRWVPPAVWKKAVDRLHKPFTTEHPRPLLWAPCCSLVGPVAGCVTGGLPLSTPFLCPPCHPHACCQLLGQGCLCCCPLAGPTWWPLTRTSVVTAREHPEAELKPTAQLLPLEDPKEEEVAAQAPTAVSSSSASSSSEEEDLENELEMGLPQRLLVDSTGNTAPILLEESPRRQGGLCQPEWRNKTLQHRERREGQQTTDSENRSSGESQGAGPGSHWHEATTDPARGS